A region from the Agrobacterium vitis genome encodes:
- the tsaA gene encoding tRNA (N6-threonylcarbamoyladenosine(37)-N6)-methyltransferase TrmO, giving the protein MHSTRLRTNEVAVALPEDGDASLFFVGKIRTPWKSRADTPRQGSESGPLCTLEISEPWALALKGVEVYAKLEVLYWLHESPRDIVLLSPADDGEIHGAFSLRSPVRPNPIGTSIVKVERVSGNSIAVRGLDCLDETPLLDIKPDRSLSKPLAPVRKSPSVPAA; this is encoded by the coding sequence ATGCACTCAACCAGATTGCGAACAAATGAAGTTGCGGTCGCGCTACCCGAAGACGGTGACGCATCGCTTTTCTTTGTTGGAAAGATCCGGACCCCCTGGAAAAGTCGAGCTGACACTCCTCGGCAGGGCAGTGAATCGGGGCCACTATGCACGCTTGAGATTTCGGAACCTTGGGCCTTGGCGCTGAAGGGTGTCGAGGTGTATGCGAAGCTTGAAGTTCTTTATTGGCTGCACGAGTCACCGCGCGATATTGTCCTACTAAGTCCCGCTGACGATGGAGAGATTCACGGCGCTTTCTCTCTGCGATCACCTGTGAGGCCCAATCCGATCGGAACGTCGATCGTGAAGGTGGAACGAGTATCTGGAAACTCGATTGCCGTACGTGGCCTTGACTGCCTGGATGAAACACCGCTGTTGGATATCAAACCGGATCGCTCGTTATCAAAGCCGCTAGCCCCAGTGAGGAAAAGTCCCTCGGTTCCGGCCGCCTGA
- a CDS encoding HAD family hydrolase, with protein sequence MAKSDAYRLIIFDFDGTLADSSAWMISALREMSERHRFVTPSDTQIEYLRGLSVCQVLKWLRVPVWRVPLIVRDLRKLAREATFDMFPRTEKVLFLLQDQGVELAILSSNSIENIQRVLGPLERYFAYIEGSSPVFGKGKRINKILRRCKKSRNEVLLVGDEVRDIEAATSQNIASAGVTWGYAKREALACSNPTHILEDIEDLIDLKPL encoded by the coding sequence ATGGCTAAAAGTGACGCTTATAGGCTAATAATATTTGATTTTGATGGTACATTGGCCGACAGCAGCGCCTGGATGATAAGCGCTCTGAGGGAAATGTCCGAACGACACCGATTTGTAACGCCCAGCGACACTCAGATTGAATATCTGCGTGGCCTTTCAGTTTGCCAGGTTTTGAAATGGCTGAGAGTACCGGTATGGCGCGTTCCTCTGATCGTGAGAGATTTGCGTAAACTGGCTCGCGAAGCAACGTTCGATATGTTCCCTAGGACAGAAAAGGTCTTATTTCTCCTCCAAGATCAAGGGGTGGAGCTTGCAATCTTAAGTTCGAACAGCATTGAAAATATTCAGCGCGTGCTCGGGCCATTGGAGAGATACTTTGCTTATATAGAGGGTAGCTCGCCGGTATTTGGGAAGGGCAAAAGGATCAATAAGATACTTCGCCGGTGCAAAAAGTCCCGGAATGAAGTCCTTCTTGTCGGAGATGAGGTTCGTGATATTGAGGCAGCGACGAGTCAAAACATTGCCTCCGCGGGAGTTACGTGGGGTTATGCCAAGAGAGAGGCTTTGGCCTGCAGCAATCCCACTCACATTCTCGAAGATATTGAGGATTTAATAGACTTGAAACCTCTATAG